A region from the Thauera humireducens genome encodes:
- a CDS encoding ATP-grasp domain-containing protein: MHAKPIDVVILTEDRYVHPDLDDWYQAQIAREEGLVAAALEAHGLRVERRAWSDGDMDWTQCRGVLFRSTWDYFDRFTEFAPWLERVSGATRLFNDAPLIRWNVDKHYLAELAARGVPIVPTRFVERGDAVSLAAIMEAEGWDEIVFKPAVSGAARLTFRANRASLAQHEPVFARCVADEAMMVQRFEPAIVNEGELSLIVIAGRATHAIRKTARAGDFRVQDDHGGTVHPHAPDAAQCAFAEAAVAACPALPLYARVDFVRAQAGGYRLMELELVEPELFFRFHPPAADALAQELAEKLR; the protein is encoded by the coding sequence ATGCATGCAAAGCCGATCGACGTCGTGATCCTGACCGAGGATCGCTACGTTCACCCTGACCTCGACGACTGGTACCAGGCCCAGATCGCGCGCGAGGAGGGCCTCGTCGCGGCCGCGCTCGAGGCGCACGGCCTTCGGGTGGAGCGCCGGGCCTGGTCCGATGGCGACATGGACTGGACGCAATGTCGCGGCGTCCTGTTCCGCTCGACCTGGGACTACTTCGACCGCTTCACCGAATTCGCGCCGTGGCTCGAGCGCGTTTCGGGCGCGACACGACTCTTCAACGACGCGCCCCTGATCCGCTGGAACGTGGACAAGCACTATCTCGCCGAGCTCGCTGCGCGAGGCGTGCCGATCGTGCCGACCCGCTTCGTCGAGCGGGGCGATGCCGTATCGCTGGCTGCGATCATGGAGGCCGAGGGCTGGGACGAGATCGTGTTCAAGCCCGCGGTTTCGGGCGCTGCGCGCCTCACGTTCCGCGCGAACCGGGCCTCGCTGGCGCAGCACGAGCCCGTGTTCGCACGCTGCGTGGCCGACGAGGCGATGATGGTGCAGCGTTTCGAACCGGCGATCGTGAATGAGGGCGAACTGTCATTGATCGTCATCGCCGGCCGCGCGACGCATGCGATCCGCAAGACGGCGCGCGCGGGCGACTTTCGCGTGCAGGACGACCATGGCGGTACCGTGCACCCGCATGCGCCGGATGCGGCGCAGTGCGCCTTTGCCGAGGCGGCGGTGGCGGCATGCCCGGCGCTGCCGCTGTATGCGCGCGTGGATTTCGTTCGCGCACAAGCCGGCGGCTACCGCTTGATGGAACTCGAACTGGTCGAGCCCGAGCTGTTCTTTCGCTTCCACCCTCCGGCCGCCGACGCCCTTGCGCAGGAGCTGGCGGAAAAGCTGCGTTGA
- a CDS encoding ABC transporter permease, with the protein MLHGYLPSLLDGAWVTLRVAVFSLLLALVLGLIGASSRLSPNPLLRLPATLYTTVVRGIPDLVMMLLIFYGGQVGINLVTDALGLEYVDVNPFVAGILTLGFIFGAYFTETFRGAFMAVPAGQLEAGRAYGMSRWQVFHRVLFPQMLRYALPGLGNNWQVMQKSTALVSIIGLSDITWLADQAGRTTHEPFLFYGVVCVFYLLMTAVSGLLFRWLERRYSVGMRRAAA; encoded by the coding sequence ATGCTCCACGGCTACCTTCCTTCCCTTCTCGATGGCGCCTGGGTGACGCTGCGCGTGGCGGTGTTCTCGCTGCTGCTCGCGCTCGTGCTCGGGCTGATCGGCGCTTCGTCGCGACTGTCGCCCAATCCGCTGCTGCGCCTGCCCGCAACGCTCTACACCACGGTGGTGCGCGGCATCCCCGACCTCGTCATGATGTTGCTGATCTTCTACGGCGGCCAGGTCGGCATCAACCTCGTCACCGACGCCCTCGGCCTCGAGTATGTCGACGTCAATCCATTCGTCGCCGGCATCCTGACGCTGGGCTTCATCTTCGGCGCCTACTTCACCGAGACCTTCCGCGGTGCCTTCATGGCGGTGCCGGCGGGGCAGCTCGAGGCCGGGCGTGCTTACGGCATGAGCCGCTGGCAGGTCTTCCATCGCGTGCTGTTCCCGCAGATGCTGCGGTATGCGCTGCCCGGCCTGGGCAACAACTGGCAGGTCATGCAGAAGAGCACTGCGCTCGTGTCCATCATCGGCCTGTCCGACATCACCTGGCTGGCCGACCAGGCCGGGCGGACGACTCATGAACCCTTCCTGTTCTACGGAGTGGTGTGCGTGTTCTACCTGCTGATGACGGCGGTGTCCGGGCTGCTGTTCCGCTGGCTCGAGCGACGCTACTCGGTGGGTATGCGGAGGGCGGCGGCATGA
- a CDS encoding LysR substrate-binding domain-containing protein yields MELRHLRYFVAVAEELNFTRAAARLHIGQPPLSIQIRALEEEIGARLFDRNQRRVSLTLAGERLLLHARGVLSAVEAAVIDTQRAARGELGELRVGFTSSLPFTDLLPDALQAYRRRYPGVRLQLREMFTPRQFEAIAGGELDVGFVRLQTDAAPRGIVVREIARNPLRLVVNAAHRLAGAASVSFRDLVDEDFVSFPPDLGTDLPEVLRRLCLEAGFEPRIVQTAREATTQIGLVAAGLGVALLPAPLESVRMPRVRYVPLQEADAQFRMAIAVAAQSTSPLVAGFLESVERIRDGAA; encoded by the coding sequence ATGGAGCTGCGACATCTGCGCTACTTCGTGGCCGTTGCCGAAGAACTGAACTTCACCCGTGCCGCGGCGCGCCTCCACATCGGGCAGCCGCCGTTGTCGATCCAGATCCGGGCGCTGGAAGAGGAGATTGGCGCCCGGCTGTTCGACCGGAACCAGCGCCGGGTGAGCCTGACGCTGGCGGGCGAACGGCTGCTGCTGCATGCGCGCGGGGTGCTGTCTGCGGTCGAGGCGGCCGTGATCGACACGCAGCGCGCGGCGCGCGGGGAGCTGGGAGAGCTTCGCGTCGGCTTCACGTCCTCGCTGCCGTTCACCGATCTGCTGCCCGATGCGCTGCAGGCCTATCGCCGGCGCTATCCGGGTGTCCGCCTCCAGTTGCGCGAGATGTTCACCCCGCGCCAGTTCGAGGCGATCGCCGGTGGCGAGCTCGATGTCGGCTTCGTGCGCCTTCAGACCGACGCCGCGCCGCGTGGGATCGTGGTGCGCGAGATCGCGCGCAATCCGCTGCGACTCGTGGTGAATGCCGCACACCGGCTGGCGGGTGCCGCGTCGGTGTCCTTCCGCGACCTGGTGGATGAGGACTTCGTCAGCTTTCCGCCGGATCTCGGCACCGATCTGCCCGAGGTGCTGCGCCGGCTGTGCCTGGAGGCCGGTTTCGAGCCGCGCATCGTGCAGACCGCGCGCGAGGCAACGACGCAGATCGGGCTGGTCGCGGCAGGGCTGGGCGTCGCCCTGCTGCCCGCGCCGCTCGAATCGGTGCGCATGCCGCGTGTGCGCTACGTGCCGCTGCAGGAGGCGGATGCGCAGTTCCGCATGGCGATCGCGGTGGCTGCGCAGTCGACGTCGCCCCTCGTGGCCGGGTTTCTGGAAAGCGTCGAGCGGATCCGCGACGGCGCCGCGTGA
- a CDS encoding ABC transporter ATP-binding protein, giving the protein MTQLTVQDLHKRYGDHEVLKGVSLSAEAGDVITMIGSSGSGKSTFLRCINFLEQPDAGRIQVAGEEIRLVPGKDGHLRVADAKQLQRLRTRLAMVFQHFNLWAHMTVLENVIEAPVHVLGVSRREATERAMAYLDKVGITRFKDSYPAHLSGGQQQRVAIARALAMEPAVLLFDEPTSALDPELVGEVLKVMRGLAEEGRTMVVVTHEMGFAREVSSKVMFLHQGLVEEYGPPAEVFGNTRSERLKQFLSGNLK; this is encoded by the coding sequence ATGACCCAACTCACCGTCCAGGATCTGCACAAGCGCTACGGCGACCACGAGGTGCTCAAGGGCGTCTCGCTGTCGGCTGAGGCCGGCGACGTCATCACCATGATCGGTTCGTCCGGCTCGGGCAAGAGCACCTTCCTGCGCTGCATCAACTTCCTCGAGCAGCCCGACGCCGGCCGCATCCAGGTGGCGGGCGAGGAGATCCGTCTGGTGCCCGGCAAGGACGGCCACCTGCGCGTGGCCGACGCCAAGCAGCTGCAGCGGCTGCGCACGCGGCTGGCGATGGTGTTCCAGCATTTCAACCTGTGGGCGCACATGACGGTGCTGGAGAACGTGATCGAGGCGCCGGTGCATGTATTGGGCGTGTCCAGGCGTGAGGCGACGGAGCGTGCGATGGCCTACCTGGACAAGGTCGGGATCACCCGCTTCAAGGACAGCTATCCGGCGCACCTGTCGGGCGGCCAGCAGCAGCGCGTGGCGATTGCCCGCGCACTGGCGATGGAGCCGGCGGTACTGCTGTTCGACGAGCCGACCTCGGCACTCGACCCCGAGCTGGTCGGCGAGGTGCTGAAGGTGATGCGCGGGCTGGCCGAGGAGGGGCGCACGATGGTGGTCGTGACGCACGAGATGGGCTTTGCGCGCGAGGTCTCGAGCAAGGTGATGTTCCTGCATCAGGGACTCGTCGAGGAATACGGCCCGCCGGCAGAGGTGTTCGGCAACACGCGCAGCGAGCGCTTGAAGCAGTTCCTTTCCGGCAACCTCAAATAG
- a CDS encoding ABC transporter permease, with translation MIEWSLFAESWPAYAGGLWLTLKLTVLSLAAGLVLAIPLAVLRVSPSRWVSGPVWAYSYFFRGTPMLVQLLLMYYGLGQFEWIQAQWDAGNAFWLVFRDPYGCALITFALNTGAYTTEIIAGALRAMPHGEIEAARACGMSRYTMLRRILLPGALRRALPAYSNEIIFMLHGTAIASTVTLVDLTGAARNAYSQFFAPFEAFIFAGLIYLCITFALVGLFRVAERRWLAHLRPRTTTRKAA, from the coding sequence ATGATCGAATGGAGTCTGTTCGCCGAGAGCTGGCCGGCGTATGCGGGCGGCCTGTGGCTGACGTTGAAGCTCACCGTCCTGTCGCTGGCGGCCGGCCTGGTACTCGCGATCCCGCTGGCGGTGCTGCGCGTGTCGCCTTCGCGCTGGGTCTCGGGCCCGGTGTGGGCCTACAGCTATTTCTTCCGCGGCACGCCGATGCTGGTCCAACTGCTGCTGATGTACTACGGCCTCGGCCAGTTCGAGTGGATACAAGCGCAGTGGGACGCCGGCAACGCTTTCTGGCTGGTGTTTCGCGACCCCTACGGCTGTGCGCTGATCACCTTCGCGCTCAACACCGGCGCCTACACCACCGAGATCATCGCCGGCGCCTTGCGCGCCATGCCGCATGGCGAGATCGAGGCCGCGCGCGCCTGTGGCATGAGCCGCTACACCATGCTGCGCCGCATCCTGCTGCCGGGTGCGCTGCGCCGCGCCCTGCCGGCCTACAGCAACGAGATCATCTTCATGCTGCATGGCACGGCGATCGCATCGACGGTCACCCTGGTCGATCTCACCGGTGCCGCGCGCAATGCGTATTCACAGTTCTTCGCGCCGTTCGAAGCCTTCATCTTCGCCGGCCTGATCTACCTCTGCATCACCTTCGCGCTGGTCGGCCTGTTCCGCGTTGCCGAGCGGCGCTGGCTCGCCCACCTGCGGCCGCGCACCACGACGCGCAAGGCCGCCTGA
- a CDS encoding HpcH/HpaI aldolase/citrate lyase family protein, whose translation MHLHPADVLFAGEKPFPALPAVDHYAGAEKLMLKALKLQQELGPVFDITCDCEDGARAGAEAEHARMVVDIVNGAENHFGRVGARIHDITHPHWVQDLEILVGGAGKRLAFVTLPKVRSCADAATQIAELRRIEAAFATRRTLPVHVLIETHGALREAWEIAALDGVESLDFGLMDFVSGHHGAIPGSAMKSPGQFEHPLIVRAKTDIAAAALANGVVPSHNVTTELQDVAVIRHDAERARREFGYLRMWSIHPNQILPIIAAMQPDFSEVAEAAEILIAAQDTAWGPIQHKGRLHDRASYRYYWELLLRARHTGMELPDEARQRFFAH comes from the coding sequence ATGCACCTGCACCCTGCCGATGTCCTGTTCGCCGGCGAAAAGCCCTTCCCCGCCCTGCCCGCGGTCGACCACTATGCGGGCGCCGAGAAACTGATGCTGAAGGCGCTCAAGCTGCAGCAGGAACTCGGCCCGGTGTTCGACATCACCTGCGACTGCGAGGACGGCGCCCGGGCGGGCGCCGAGGCCGAACACGCGCGCATGGTGGTCGACATCGTCAATGGCGCGGAGAACCATTTCGGCCGTGTGGGCGCTCGCATCCACGACATCACGCATCCGCACTGGGTGCAGGACCTCGAGATCCTCGTCGGCGGCGCCGGCAAGCGGCTGGCCTTCGTCACGCTGCCCAAGGTGCGCTCCTGCGCCGACGCAGCGACCCAGATCGCCGAACTGCGCCGGATCGAGGCCGCCTTCGCCACCAGGCGCACGCTGCCGGTTCACGTGCTGATCGAGACCCACGGCGCGCTGCGCGAGGCCTGGGAGATCGCCGCGCTCGACGGGGTCGAGTCGCTCGACTTCGGCCTGATGGACTTCGTCTCCGGCCACCACGGCGCGATTCCCGGCAGCGCCATGAAGAGTCCAGGGCAATTCGAACATCCGCTGATCGTGCGCGCCAAGACCGACATCGCCGCCGCCGCACTCGCCAACGGCGTGGTGCCCTCGCACAACGTCACCACCGAGTTGCAGGACGTCGCCGTGATTCGCCACGACGCCGAGCGTGCGCGGCGCGAATTCGGCTACCTGCGCATGTGGAGCATCCATCCGAACCAGATCCTGCCGATCATTGCCGCGATGCAGCCCGACTTCTCGGAAGTGGCGGAAGCCGCCGAGATCCTGATCGCCGCGCAGGACACCGCCTGGGGACCCATACAGCACAAGGGTCGCCTGCACGACCGCGCCTCCTATCGCTACTACTGGGAGTTGCTGCTGCGCGCCCGCCACACGGGCATGGAACTGCCAGACGAGGCGCGGCAACGCTTCTTCGCCCACTGA
- a CDS encoding malate dehydrogenase yields the protein MSKAPVRVAVTGAAGQIGYSLLFRIASGEMLGKDQPVILQLLDLPQAQKAVKGVMMELDDCAFPLLAGMVATDDPNVAFKDANYCLLVGARPRGPGMERADLLTANGAIFTVQGKAIAENANENVKVLVVGNPCNTNAYIARAAAIKVGRTNPANYHGMLRLDHNRALTQLAQKAGRPVSSLKKMVVWGNHSPSMYADYRFCTSNGDSVKALINDHAWNNDVFLPTVGKRGAAIIEARGLSSAASAANAAIDHMRDWALGSDDWVTMGVPSDGSYGIPEGVVFGFPCECKNGEFKIIQGLEIDEYSKGKIANTLKELEEERAAVADMLK from the coding sequence ATGAGCAAAGCCCCCGTCCGCGTTGCAGTCACCGGCGCAGCCGGCCAGATCGGCTACAGCCTGCTGTTCCGCATCGCCAGTGGCGAAATGCTGGGCAAGGACCAGCCCGTGATCCTGCAGTTGCTCGATCTGCCCCAGGCCCAGAAGGCGGTGAAGGGCGTGATGATGGAACTGGACGACTGCGCCTTCCCGCTGCTGGCCGGCATGGTCGCCACCGACGACCCGAACGTCGCCTTCAAGGACGCCAACTACTGCCTGCTGGTCGGTGCCCGTCCGCGCGGCCCCGGCATGGAGCGTGCCGACCTGCTGACCGCCAACGGCGCCATCTTCACCGTTCAGGGCAAGGCAATCGCCGAGAACGCCAACGAGAACGTCAAGGTGCTGGTCGTGGGCAACCCCTGCAACACCAACGCCTACATCGCCCGCGCTGCCGCCATCAAGGTGGGCCGCACCAACCCGGCCAACTACCACGGCATGCTGCGCCTGGACCACAACCGCGCCCTGACGCAGCTGGCCCAGAAAGCCGGCCGCCCGGTGTCGAGCCTGAAGAAGATGGTCGTGTGGGGCAACCACTCGCCCTCGATGTACGCCGACTACCGCTTCTGCACCTCGAACGGTGACTCGGTCAAGGCGCTGATCAACGACCACGCCTGGAACAACGACGTGTTCCTGCCGACCGTCGGCAAGCGCGGCGCCGCCATCATCGAAGCCCGCGGCCTGTCCTCGGCCGCCTCGGCCGCCAACGCTGCCATCGACCACATGCGCGACTGGGCCCTCGGCTCCGACGACTGGGTCACCATGGGCGTGCCCTCCGACGGCTCCTACGGCATCCCCGAAGGCGTGGTGTTCGGCTTCCCGTGCGAATGCAAGAACGGCGAGTTCAAGATCATCCAGGGCCTGGAAATCGACGAGTACTCCAAGGGCAAGATCGCCAACACCCTGAAGGAACTCGAGGAAGAGCGCGCGGCCGTTGCCGACATGCTGAAGTAA
- a CDS encoding LLM class flavin-dependent oxidoreductase — MPTPPPTSVPLSILDLAPITAGSTPADALRNTRELAQLADRSGYTRYWLAEHHNMTGIASAATAVVIGHVAGATQRIRVGAGGIMLPNHAPLVIAEQFGTLESLFPGRIDLGLGRAPGTDQLTARALRRNRMGSDDSFPQDVIELQSYFRPVQPNQAVQAVPGAGLPVPIWLLGSSLYSAELAAHLGLPFAFASHFAPRFLDRAIELYRSRFQPSEALDRPYVAVAANAIAADSDAEAQHLMGSLRLRFAAMARGVRGQLPPPEAFVETDWTAAELAFADESLACSAVGAPTTVRSQLQALIAQTGADELILTAQIFEHAARLKSFALVADAWGLAGTAS, encoded by the coding sequence ATGCCCACACCGCCCCCGACCTCCGTTCCGCTCTCGATCCTCGATCTGGCGCCCATCACCGCCGGCAGCACGCCGGCCGATGCGCTGCGCAACACGCGCGAACTGGCCCAGCTCGCCGACCGTAGCGGCTACACCCGCTACTGGCTCGCGGAGCATCACAACATGACTGGCATCGCCAGCGCGGCCACCGCAGTCGTCATCGGCCACGTGGCCGGCGCGACCCAACGCATCCGCGTCGGGGCAGGCGGCATCATGCTGCCCAATCACGCGCCGCTGGTGATCGCCGAGCAGTTCGGCACCCTCGAATCCCTGTTTCCCGGTCGCATCGATCTCGGACTGGGGCGCGCGCCCGGAACCGATCAGCTCACCGCCCGCGCGCTGCGCCGCAACCGCATGGGCAGCGACGACAGCTTCCCGCAAGACGTGATCGAGCTGCAGTCCTACTTCAGGCCAGTGCAGCCGAACCAGGCGGTGCAGGCCGTGCCCGGTGCCGGATTGCCGGTGCCGATCTGGCTGCTCGGCTCCAGCCTCTACAGCGCGGAACTCGCTGCCCATCTCGGCCTGCCCTTCGCCTTCGCGTCCCATTTCGCGCCGCGTTTCCTCGACCGCGCCATCGAGCTCTACCGCAGCCGTTTCCAGCCATCCGAAGCCCTCGATCGGCCCTACGTCGCGGTCGCCGCCAACGCCATCGCCGCCGACAGCGACGCCGAAGCACAGCACCTGATGGGCTCGCTGCGACTGCGCTTTGCCGCCATGGCCCGTGGCGTGCGCGGCCAGCTGCCACCGCCCGAGGCCTTCGTCGAAACCGACTGGACGGCGGCCGAACTCGCCTTCGCCGACGAATCGCTCGCCTGCTCGGCGGTCGGCGCGCCGACCACAGTACGCAGCCAACTGCAGGCGCTGATCGCGCAAACCGGCGCCGATGAGCTGATCCTGACGGCGCAGATCTTCGAACACGCAGCCCGACTGAAGTCGTTCGCGCTGGTCGCCGACGCCTGGGGGCTCGCGGGGACCGCCAGCTGA
- a CDS encoding ABC transporter substrate-binding protein yields MTTARLPSRIVCLTTETVEVLYALGEEDRIAGISGYTVIPPRARKEKPKVFAFSSGDLEKILAVEPDLVLGFSDMQADVARDLIKAGVTVHVFNQRSIESILAMIETIGRLVGAAQRALDLVAELEATMDAARARAAALPRRPRVYFEEWDEPPISAVGWVSELIAIAGGEDVFAERARHPGAAQRILADPLEAARRAPDIVIGSWCGKRFRPERVAARAGWESVPAVRDGELHEVKSALILAPGPVAIREGLPALAEIFARWAARQPAS; encoded by the coding sequence ATGACTACCGCTCGCCTTCCTTCACGCATCGTCTGCCTGACCACCGAGACCGTCGAGGTTCTCTACGCCCTCGGCGAGGAGGATCGAATTGCCGGCATCAGCGGCTACACCGTGATTCCGCCCCGCGCGCGCAAGGAGAAGCCGAAGGTGTTCGCGTTCTCCAGTGGTGACCTGGAGAAGATCCTCGCGGTCGAACCGGATCTGGTGCTGGGCTTTTCGGACATGCAGGCCGACGTCGCGCGTGACCTCATCAAGGCCGGCGTGACGGTGCATGTGTTCAACCAGCGCAGCATCGAGAGCATCCTGGCCATGATCGAGACGATCGGCCGCCTGGTCGGCGCGGCGCAGCGTGCGCTGGACCTGGTGGCGGAGTTGGAGGCGACGATGGATGCGGCGCGCGCGCGGGCCGCTGCGCTGCCGCGGCGGCCGCGGGTGTATTTCGAGGAGTGGGACGAGCCGCCGATCAGTGCGGTGGGCTGGGTGTCGGAGCTGATCGCGATCGCCGGCGGCGAGGACGTGTTTGCCGAGCGTGCGCGTCATCCGGGTGCAGCGCAGCGCATTCTCGCCGATCCGCTGGAAGCGGCGCGGCGGGCGCCGGACATCGTCATCGGTTCATGGTGCGGCAAGCGCTTCCGGCCGGAACGGGTCGCTGCGCGGGCGGGGTGGGAAAGCGTCCCCGCCGTGCGCGACGGCGAGTTGCACGAGGTGAAGTCGGCGCTGATCCTGGCGCCGGGGCCGGTGGCGATTCGCGAGGGGCTGCCGGCGCTGGCGGAGATCTTCGCGCGCTGGGCGGCGCGTCAACCCGCGTCCTGA
- a CDS encoding MFS transporter, with the protein MFVGGFATFAMVYSTQPLLPLLADDFGVSAASASLTVSATAAGLALMLIPGSVLADRLGRQPVMKIALAMAAVLALATAAAPDFATLLVLRALLGAVIAGLPAAAMAYIGEEFAANAQARAMGLYIAGNALGGMSGRFIAALLTDVASWRIALGVIGLLGLLAAFVFWRGLPASRHFRPRAATPARIVGDTLAIYRDAGLPWLFLTAFLGMGAFVGLYNFLGFRLLEAPYTLGQTAIGAIFLLYLVGTWASALSGRLAERYGRRNTLWVMVTVMGSGLALTLASPLWLIIAGVGIFTFGFFAAHALASGWVGRRAGERRALASALYLSSYYLGASVIGSLAGMAWSAGHWNGLTALLGACLLLTAAVALRLRRLPAASNRD; encoded by the coding sequence ATGTTCGTCGGCGGCTTCGCCACGTTCGCGATGGTGTACAGCACGCAGCCCCTGCTGCCCCTGCTGGCGGACGACTTCGGCGTGAGCGCGGCCAGTGCCAGCCTGACCGTCTCGGCCACCGCCGCCGGGCTGGCCTTGATGCTGATCCCGGGCAGCGTCCTCGCCGACCGGCTCGGCCGCCAGCCGGTCATGAAGATCGCGCTCGCCATGGCAGCCGTCCTCGCCCTCGCGACCGCCGCCGCTCCGGACTTCGCTACCTTGCTGGTGCTGCGCGCGCTGCTCGGCGCCGTGATTGCCGGCCTGCCGGCGGCAGCGATGGCATACATCGGCGAGGAGTTCGCTGCCAACGCGCAGGCGCGCGCCATGGGTCTCTACATCGCCGGCAACGCGCTCGGCGGCATGAGCGGGCGCTTCATCGCCGCCCTGCTCACGGATGTCGCCTCGTGGCGGATCGCGCTCGGCGTGATCGGCCTGCTGGGCCTGCTTGCCGCCTTCGTCTTCTGGCGCGGTCTGCCGGCCTCGCGCCACTTCCGCCCCCGGGCCGCCACGCCGGCACGCATCGTCGGCGACACGCTCGCCATCTATCGCGACGCGGGCCTGCCCTGGCTCTTCCTGACCGCATTCCTCGGCATGGGCGCCTTCGTCGGCCTCTACAACTTCCTGGGGTTCCGCCTGCTCGAAGCGCCCTACACGCTGGGCCAGACCGCGATCGGCGCGATCTTCCTGCTGTATCTGGTCGGCACCTGGGCCTCGGCGCTCAGCGGGCGTCTCGCCGAACGCTACGGGCGGCGCAACACCCTGTGGGTCATGGTGACGGTGATGGGCTCCGGCCTGGCCCTGACGCTGGCCTCGCCGCTGTGGCTGATCATCGCCGGGGTCGGCATCTTCACCTTCGGCTTCTTCGCCGCACACGCACTGGCGAGCGGCTGGGTGGGACGCCGTGCCGGCGAACGGCGGGCGCTTGCGTCGGCCTTGTATCTGTCGAGCTATTACCTGGGCGCCAGCGTGATCGGCAGCCTTGCGGGCATGGCCTGGAGCGCCGGACACTGGAATGGGCTCACCGCCCTGCTCGGCGCCTGCCTGCTGCTGACCGCCGCGGTCGCACTGCGGCTGCGCCGGCTGCCGGCCGCCTCCAACCGGGATTGA
- a CDS encoding ABC transporter substrate-binding protein — protein sequence MIRRTLMLAALALAAQGAMAKDWSTIRFATEGAYPPFNTVDTSGAVQGLDVDIANALCEEMNAKCVWVKQEWDGMIPALLSRKFDAISASMSITEERKKRVDFTDKYYATPLALVAKKGSRLLPELNLIKGKRIGVQRGTVADSFATRFWAEQGVTIVRYARQEEAYLDLSAGRIDAAWADALVADGGFLKQLAGADYEFAGGLYHGRNADEKGVIGEGVGIALRKQDAELKDKLNKALAAIRANGKYDEIRKKYFDYDIYGE from the coding sequence ATGATTCGACGCACACTGATGCTCGCCGCGCTGGCCCTGGCCGCCCAGGGCGCGATGGCAAAGGACTGGAGCACCATCCGTTTCGCGACCGAAGGGGCATACCCCCCGTTCAACACGGTCGATACCAGCGGCGCGGTCCAGGGCCTGGACGTGGATATCGCCAACGCCCTGTGCGAGGAGATGAACGCCAAGTGCGTGTGGGTCAAGCAGGAGTGGGACGGCATGATTCCCGCGCTGCTGAGCCGCAAGTTCGACGCGATCTCGGCCTCGATGTCGATCACCGAGGAGCGCAAGAAGCGCGTCGACTTCACCGACAAGTATTACGCGACCCCGCTCGCGCTGGTGGCGAAGAAGGGCAGTCGCCTGCTGCCCGAGCTGAACCTGATCAAGGGCAAGCGCATCGGTGTGCAGCGTGGCACCGTGGCCGACAGCTTCGCGACCCGTTTCTGGGCCGAGCAAGGCGTGACGATCGTGCGCTATGCACGCCAGGAAGAGGCCTACCTCGACCTCTCCGCCGGCCGTATCGACGCGGCCTGGGCGGACGCACTGGTCGCCGACGGTGGTTTCCTGAAACAGCTTGCGGGTGCCGACTACGAGTTCGCCGGTGGCCTTTACCACGGCCGCAACGCGGACGAGAAGGGCGTGATCGGCGAAGGCGTGGGCATCGCGCTGCGCAAGCAGGATGCCGAGCTCAAGGACAAGCTCAACAAGGCGCTGGCGGCGATCCGCGCCAATGGCAAGTACGACGAGATCCGCAAGAAGTACTTCGACTACGACATCTACGGCGAGTGA
- a CDS encoding GntR family transcriptional regulator, producing the protein MSQEAPTFSPLYRQIKALILQALESGEWRPGQAIPSEQELASRFSVSQGTVRKAIDEMAAENLLVRKQGKGTYVASHNDPRALFRFLRLVPMDGDLSHPQSVPLDCWRAKAGQEASRMLGIELGAPIIIVRRLLKFANKPVVIDEIYLSGEIFQGLTAEVLQGWSGSLYSLFETRFGLRMIRAQERIRAVAADRNASEALKVAEGTPLLSVERVTYTYGDKPVEWRRGLYSTAEHFYLNELS; encoded by the coding sequence ATGTCACAGGAAGCCCCCACTTTCAGCCCGCTCTACCGGCAGATCAAGGCCTTGATTCTTCAGGCGCTTGAGTCCGGCGAGTGGCGTCCTGGTCAGGCGATTCCGAGCGAGCAGGAACTGGCGAGCCGCTTCAGTGTTTCGCAGGGAACCGTTCGCAAAGCGATCGACGAGATGGCCGCTGAGAACCTGCTTGTGCGCAAGCAGGGCAAGGGCACTTATGTGGCCTCGCACAACGATCCGAGAGCCTTGTTCCGCTTCCTTCGCCTCGTGCCGATGGATGGAGATCTGTCCCATCCGCAGAGCGTGCCGCTCGACTGCTGGCGGGCAAAGGCGGGGCAGGAGGCGTCGCGCATGCTCGGGATCGAGCTTGGTGCGCCCATCATCATCGTTCGGCGTCTGCTCAAGTTTGCCAACAAGCCGGTGGTCATCGACGAGATCTATCTTTCGGGCGAGATCTTCCAGGGTTTGACTGCCGAAGTCCTGCAGGGCTGGAGTGGATCGCTGTACAGCCTGTTCGAGACCCGCTTCGGGCTGCGGATGATCCGCGCGCAGGAGCGTATCCGCGCCGTGGCCGCCGACCGCAACGCGAGCGAGGCGCTCAAGGTGGCGGAAGGTACGCCGCTGCTGTCGGTCGAGCGCGTCACCTATACCTACGGCGACAAGCCGGTGGAGTGGCGCCGCGGGCTGTATTCGACGGCCGAGCACTTTTATCTGAACGAGTTGAGTTGA